Proteins encoded by one window of Dreissena polymorpha isolate Duluth1 chromosome 11, UMN_Dpol_1.0, whole genome shotgun sequence:
- the LOC127849944 gene encoding serine/threonine-protein kinase DCLK3-like has product MNTALHTHVKRSSPALVPGAPPPLIHNHVPHPRGHSSPAVNKTKGFSPIDSVGESKRDSNSNSTDPEAHSSPDPAKPAQSRSLGGDLYKAITQSVKFGEVDSAHMVKDLCSALFNLHSRIIVHRDLKLENLLVCSLEEASLVVCSLEKYGCYGLEVDMWAVGVITYILLCGFPPFRSPDRNQTELFEFIKAGEYEFLSPYWDNISSSAKDLIEHLLVVNKKRRYTAIDVLCHPWILCGGDVSGMDGARIEELKKTFRKELETQAALNLESYQKMKEKL; this is encoded by the exons ATGAACACAGCCTTGCATACTCATGTCAAGCGCAGCTCCCCGGCGTTGGTTCCTGGTGCACCGCCACCTTTAATACACAACCATGTCCCCCACCCCAGGGGGCATAGCTCTCCGGCAGTGAACAAAACAAAAGGGTTCAGCCCCATAGACTCTGTGGGGGAGAGCAAAAGGGACTCAAACTCAAACTCTACTGACCCTGAAGCCCATTCCAG TCCAGATCCAGCCAAGCCTGCTcaatcgcgcagtctg GGTGGAGACCTGTATAAGGCCATCACTCAGAGTGTGAAGTTTGGGGAGGTGGACTCTGCACACATGGTTAAAGACCTCTGTAGCGCCCTCTTCAACCTGCATTCCCGCATCATCGTACACAGGGACTTGAAGCTGGAAAACTTACTGGTATGTAGCCTAGAGGAGGCATCATTAGTGGTGTGTAGCCTCGAAAAATATGGTT GTTACGGTCTGGAGGTGGACATGTGGGCGGTGGGCGTGATAACGTACATCCTGCTGTGTGGGTTCCCACCTTTCCGAAGCCCCGACCGCAACCAGACAGAGCTGTTTGAGTTCATCAAGGCGGGAGAATACGAGTTCCTCAGTCCCTACTGGGACAACATCTCCTCTA GTGCTAAGGATCTGATAGAGCATCTCCTGGTTGTGAACAAGAAGCGACGTTACACTGCTATCGACGTTCTGTGCCATCCCTGGATCTTGTGTGGGGGCGACGTATCGGGTATGGATGGGGCGCGCATTGAGGAGCTGAAAAAGACGTTCCGGAAAGAGCTCGAGACTCAGGCCGCTCTCAATCTCGAGTCTTATCAGAAAATGAAGGAGAAGCTTTAA
- the LOC127849946 gene encoding autism susceptibility gene 2 protein-like, producing the protein MILKSGKWYAVHVPIEWEIYWNQKKSSDKPNVDSKELLRPPSHLHPVSTLSRAPDLQGGAASSLLGGPPGRPLLESSPNSHLSSSFPRPSPYAISSSSSSLNSNLGLGTVGLPSSSRDLGAGLGNPVRPRIHRTTPIYPRGMWGCPDEREKELEREREIALERRREEENRSVRKIEAL; encoded by the exons ATGATACTA AAGTCAGGCAAGTGGTATGCAGTACACGTGCCAATAGAGTGGGAGATCTACTGGAACCAAAAAAAGTCCTCTGACAAGCCCAACGTAGACTCCAAGGAACTGTTGCGTCCTCCTAGTCACCTCCATCCGGTCTCCACCCTGTCAAGGGCCCCTGACCTCCAGGGCGGGGCTGCCTCCTCCCTTCTGGGGGGCCCTCCTGGTAGACCCCTACTGGAGTCCAGTCCCAACAGCCATCTGT CGTCATCATTCCCTCGTCCATCCCCATACGCtatcagcagtagtagcagcagcctCAATAGTAACCTGGGTCTGGGAACTGTAGGCCTGCCATCATCAAGCCGGGATCTGGGAGCAGGTTTGGGCAACCCAGTCCGGCCCCGGATTCACCGTACAACTCCCATTTACCCGCGGGGCATGTGGGGTTGCCCGGATGAGCGGGAGAAGGAGCTGGAGCGGGAACGAGAGATTGCCCTGGAGCGGAGAAGGGAAGAGGAAAATAGGTCAGTGAGGAAAATAGAGGCACTGTGA